From the Trifolium pratense cultivar HEN17-A07 linkage group LG4, ARS_RC_1.1, whole genome shotgun sequence genome, the window cATTGACTAAaatcttaaaattcaaatttttgagataaatataaaaaactgtTTAGCTGATAGTTTCTACGAGAAGAGATGATAATACGAAATGCATGATTGTTGATTATGATGACAAAATTAAACACGAATGCATAACAAAACATAGGAGATGTTGGTGAGAGAATAATAGTCTATGTTAAATTGACtgtttactaaaaaaaatattattttaaggagaatgttaactcgtgcccttaaggcacatgttaagaagataaatgtggaaaatatttattgaacttgtgttgtattcaattttctaagtattaaattctttgtatcattaaatactatatatttctatttttaggtagcttaacatgtgcccttagagcacaagttaacatgacccttattttaattaaaatgacattttttagccACATTAAACAACTTTGATCGCACTatagagctgggtatgcgggctagtccgccccgtttaacccgccccgcataaacccgcatattaaacggggcgaacaagcccgtcggcaaatataaacgagttataatattaagcccgagtccggtccgcataagcccgcgggttaaacggttaacccgcggactattaccaaaaaaaaataaaaaaatcatttttttcaaaaaataaactaaattagtaaaatattgatataatgaaagcttaaaaaaatatattattattaataattttatgttataacatataaatcataactaacaaataaaaataaataaagtttgcgatatcattgagtttatctatcttaTCTTTGTAAGTAAtacaactaaaatcaaattcaactgattcttatcgtcatttttgtaccgtccattttagtgagaaaaactttctacatatacccaaaaaaacataaaaagattaacagattcaacttaactaaatcacatcaaggtaACCATATTATTCCAAAcataatagcggaaaatacccccaagaaaaataactacccatttggacatgtatctttttaaatactagcaaatgtatatacagctaagacaaagtaaaagatagtgaaaaagaacaaaagattataagtagaagaacatgtctgaatcctgatgttttgtgttattgtctacttgattaaaattggagtgtgttgttactttttataattagggtttagactaagttcttttgttttttggttaaaaaagttgaatttggacatggaccaagttatttatatctgataaattttgtaattaattatataaaaaagaaggcgggccacgggctaacccgcgaacccgcgaatttaacccgcataacccgcggttttaacggtccaacccacacgggcaaaaataGTAAAcgggtaaaaaaaaattggtcttaagtccgtgcggACTGCGGGTTAAACGAGTCGGCCCGCGAaccttggtccgtatacccgGCTCTATCGCACTACAATACTCTCTTCGATCTCTAATAAtagaagaaatttattttttaggtgtATTGTATACATCAGTTTTTTAacgtatctaaaaagtgaatttcttCTTATTAGAATTGAAAGGAGTATATTGTGGTATGATCAAAGGGGTTCAAGATGGCTGGATAAgctcatattaaattaataaatttttgaataaaCAATCAATTTAAATTACTAAACTATCAGTACACTCTTACCAATATattccctaaactattaaaagtAACTAAAACGTCTCTAAACTATACTTGAGAATTCTTGCATGAATACCCACTCAACACTTCACTTTTACACGCAACCAATTAAAACACTACATCTGattaaaaattagaataaaattaaagttaagaTCATCTCTCTTACACCCTctgtgacaatatataagcaaaaattaattttttatattcattgcatatttaatgtatatattctataatatagaccaaatacattaaatatgcaatgaacTTAGAAAtgtgacttttgcttatatatattgTCACGGAGAGAGTATTTATTAATGATTCTCTCAATTTGGATCCTCTACCCACATTCTTCTAGGAAAGACACCAATTTTGCTTAATCTTGATCAAATGGAGGGTTCTAAAGGTTTAATagaaaatcttaattttaataatCTTTCAATAGTGTATTTTAAGCATATTTGAATTAGTGATTATGGAATAAactaaaaatgtgtaatagtatGTAAATAGTGTAGTGACATAATgatgttattttatattctttgtgaaatttcaaaatgattttacACCACAACAGCAGCATTACAGCAACTGCAATGCTACCAAAACACAACAACCGCAACCATTACCGTATCCGTGACCACAACATCAATTTAAAACTTTAGTCGAGGATACATAGGGAAAGACCATTGTCCACAGGCCCCTATTTCCTCTGCCTCTTTTATATACTCTTAATTATTCTTCTCATTTAATCAATTTGGGCCCATAGGAATTATTcataaaatgtattttattttattttttgcttattgAATACGTAGAGGAGGTATAATTCTGACACGCATACTAACATACTACTTATTGTGTAATACTTTCGTTCAAATTCAAATCTATCGCAATCGCAACAATGGAGAAGAAGATGGAAAAGATGGAGAAAAAACCATGATAAGAATCAGATTAAACCGgtggtaaaaataaataaaaaaataggtaAGAATCATAATGTGATGTACCAACTTTCTACGGCTTAACACTGACACAATACATATCAATTAGACGAATCACTTAATCAATACCTTCCCAGACGCAAACAGTCTGCAGTTAAACAATATGCAAATAGTATAACAAACATATCTTTACATCACAAGCAAGTGGAATTAACTATTAAGGGACAAAAATTCATATTATCGTGCATATTTGTTGGACTTAGGTTGTTGTTAATTTTTCATATAACATTCCTTCACAACCAggacaaaaaagaagaaagtgtTGTAGGGTCAAACACCCACACATCGTCTCAAAAAACACAGTAAAGAAGCAAAACAATCTCCATAATCAGTGCAACACGGTGGTCAACTTGAGTACTTGTTCATATAAGTCTGCAGAAACATCCACACCCACACGGCCAGCAATCTCATTCCTCTTACTCTCCTCAAGACCGAGAAACAGCTCCATGATATCCCCATCCAGAAAGTATCTGGTCCGTGTCCCTGGATGGCGGTTAACTTGTCTCCATTCCTCGTAAGATAGCCCTACAACATCGTTATCGGTCGCCAACGTCACTTCTTCTTCAACCCGCTTGAGTAGCTCAAACTTCTCCCGTGGAAGTGGAGCAATCACACCATTAAAGGTGCCAAATGTTATAGTTGGTGGAACATTGACCGCATAAGAACGAACCATAGGCGGAGCAACATACCCGTGTTGAAACTTGCTTATAAACTCCCCAGTATAATACTCGCTTCTGACTTCGAGATTAGATGCTCTTTCTATATCTTGAATGAGGACGAGTTTGAAATCGGTTGTCCCAACGAGATAAAATTTATTGTATAATTTACGTCGAAAATCACCGTAAGAATTCTCTTTGAGCAACTCAAAGGTAGCCATCCAATGTGCAGCGGGCTTCTTATTCTTCTTACTACATCTTTTGAATCTTCGAAGCTTCACCTTGAATCTCCTAATGATAAAGACAGAAAATTTATTACTCCACGTCTTCTTTTACAAATGAAACAAATGTTAAAATTGAAAGCTAAGTAAAAATTACAGAATCTTACACTATACAAAAATAATGATAGTGAATCCATCACATCTCAACCAATACGTTGTTTCCTCTGGACTGCACACATAACGGTAAAATGACGGAATCATCTCCACATTCGCTTTGTAACGCAAACGCACGCCTGTCTTTGAAAAAAACCCACTTATACAGCTGAATACTTCCACCAACAGTAGCAAGCAGTTTCCCATTCATGAATTGATTTAAGGAATTAACAGCTCATTTAGTTTCAGTCTCTGACACAAGCAGTTTCCAGAGGTGGTGGTGGGTTTCAGCTTGTGTCAGAGACTGAAACTAAAGGAGCTGTTAATTCCTTAAATCAATTCATGAATGGGAAATGCTTGCTACTGTTGGTGGAAGTATTCAGCTGTATAAGTGGGTTTTTTTCAAAGACAGGCGTGCGTTTGCGTTACAAAGCGAATGTGGAGATGATTCCGTCATTTTACCGTTATGTGTGCAATCCAGAGGAAACAACGTATTGGTTGGGATGTGATGGATTCACTATCATTATTTTTGTATAGTGTAAGATTCTGTAATTTTTACTAGCTTTCAATTTTAACATTTGTTTCATTTGTAAAAGAAGACGTGTAGTAATAAATTTTCTGTCTTTATCATTAGGAAATTCAAGGTGAAGCTTCGAATATTAGAAGATTCAAAAGATGTAGTAAGAAGAATAAGAAGCCCGCTGCACATTAGATGGCTACCTTTGAGTTGCTCAAAGAGAATTCTTACGGTGATTTTCAACGTAAATTATACAATAAATTTTACCTTGTTGGGACGGCCGATTTCAAACTCGTCCTCATTCAAGATATAGAAAGAGCATCTAATCTCGAAGTCAGGAGCGAGTATTATACTGGGGAGTTTATAAGCAAGTTTCAACACGGGTATGTTGCTCCGCCCATGATTCGTTCTTATGCGGTCAATGTTCCACCAACTATAACATTTGGCACCTTTAATGGTATGATTGGTGTGATTGCTCCACTTCCACGGGAGCGGGTTGAAGAAGAAGTGACGAAGGCGACCGATAACGATGTTGTAGGGCTATCTTACAAGGAATGGAGACAAGTTAACCGCCAACCGGGGACACGGACCAGATACTTTCTGGATGGGGATATCATGGAGCTGTTTCTTGGTCTTGAGGAGAGTAAGAGGAATGAGATTGCTGGCCGTGTGGGTGTGGATTGTTCTGCAGACTTATATGAACAAGTACTCAAGTTGACCACCGTGTTGCACTGAATATGGAGATTGTTTTGCTTCTTTACTGTGTTTTTTGAGACGATGTGTGGGTGTTTGACCCTACAACAACTCCTTCATTTTTATGTAGCTAAAAAGAAAGTCTTCTCTGCTTCTATTTATCAGAATTGTTCTATCAAGAGACACGGCTAAGACATGTGATGTGTTGTTGTATGAAAAAGAGCGCAAAGCAATGGGAGACCTGTCCCAAGATAGACTGTTTCACTATCTGTTAAGCTGCCAAATGCGTCCAACCAAAAGTAAACCAAATGGCCATTCTCCAGGCCGCATAACAAGTAAGAAATCTGcagaacaaaaaatttaaactttaagTCTGTATTTGTAATTTATTATAACTAATATAAAGAGCATGAAAGCATAGCAACAATATCAACTTAATTGCTAAGAAAAACTACTGTAGCATTATCTATcgggaaaagaaaagaaaaggtatTCTAGAAATTCATAATAGTATTGATTTGTGTCTAATGCAGAGTGCCGTActgtaattataaaatatatattcacAATCACAATAAATACAATGAATGCTCAAGGATGTGAGCAATCTATGCTATCCTGAACAACTAAGACTAAGAGAGATTGTTGGAGATTCCATAAATAGAATTATTTGCCTTATTTATGTAACAGCATTTATAGGGAATTATTGCCATGACTAATAGGCCAAATCATTGTACAGATTCAGCCCcttgtattttatatttaaccTCTGAATCATCTCTAAACCTAGCTCCACCACCCATGGAAGAAAGCAAACCAGAAGATTCGGCCAACATCTCGGTTGAAGGGCACTTTCTTCCTATTCACAGATTGAATGGCCAGAATTACAAAAAACATAGGTGCAGTCAGTAAGATCTACAATCAAAGCCCTTAGTCACTGACTGGAATGGAAGCTAGTCAATGAAATTTGCACTGTGCACAATCGTAGGATTGAAGCACTACTAATACTGTATAGAACTTCAGAATAGTATTGTTTTCTTCATGTCTAAAACAGAGCACGGCTTACGGTTTTTATAATGTatttacaataaatttaatgaatGCTCAAGGATTTGAATTAGTAATCTATCCCTATTAACATGGACTAATGTGACTAATTCTAACAGATATTAATATTTCTGATACAGTATACCACCCACCACAAAATAGAGTAGAGCTCTCCAATCTCAGACTCAAAAAATAACCAAGTAGAAGCagaattttttaaacaaaaacataTAAGCTAGCTCAAGGAAAGCCTACCTCTTCTTCAAAAGCCCAAAAAAGAACAGATCGAGGCGTTGCTTCTGGTGCTGAACCAACCTGCACCTTTTGCTTTTTATCAAGGTCCGGAAGAGAATATATTGCCACATTCGGATAATGATCCTGATCTGCCCAGAACCCAATTGCTGCTAGATTACTGTGATTAGGGTTTCTGCCAATGGAATTTATGCCTAGGCATGAGACATGACTGTCCAGTCTGGTTTCCTTTTTTATCAAAAGTTTACCATCTTCAATTTCCATATAAACCAAGCCGTACATACAAGACAACAAAATCTGTATCCAAGTGTAGCAATGATGACGATAAGTATGAGGATGATTAGTACAAATAATAGTAGTTTCATAAATCACGTCTAATGATTATTGACTACTTTTCAGCAACCATAGTTTGTGTGAAAATCCAACTATTGAAACTCTATTAGGCAGGAGGCACAATAACAAATACCTCAAATTAGAGAAGACAGAAAATGAAAAGGATAGTAAAAAGTATAAGGCAAAAAAGCTATTCAATCTCATTGCATATCAGATATGACAACtccatgaaaataaaaatttggcaGAAGGCAAAAGTAAAGCTAAATAAATAATCATATCAGCTTGATCCAACAAAAATATCACTTGAAGTTTACGTGATGAAGCTTAAGAATCAAACCTGAGCAGCATTACCAGTAGCAACAGTATATGAACTGTCCCGTGGTGCACGACATTCACATATGAGTTCTTTAATTGTGGAGCTCACCAATCTTACAGACTCAGAAGTAACCTGTTATTGTTGTTTATCAGCCAATGAAAGATTACTATAATGCGACAAAAAATACAGCAAACTGAAaggttactataatgttattagCATCAACATCAAGGACTTCACTCGAGCGCATTCAGAATTAATTAGATAGGTTAGGCTCTTGTATGATCCTTATAATCATCAAATCCTAATTATAATCTGAatgtaattttttgttataaatacATAAGGATGATGGTTAGTCTTTCAAGCATTCAGAACCTATATTTCAAGTATCATCGCTCCACATTATTTTGAATACTGTTTAAATGTCAGAAGATTAAGAAAGCCATAAATCTTCATGGAAAAGAAAGCAAATGCCCTTTTAATGCAAGGTGGCATGTATATTTCTTGTGAATTGTTGGTGAAGTTTGGTTAGATgaaaaacatttttgaaaagCCGCGTAATGGGATCCtgtataaaaatacaataaattgacaatctaaaattaaacttaattGAATAATGCAAATGCCAAAACAACTCGGTTACAATTTCTACCTTCTTTAACACAACCTTTAGTTTGCTTAATTGTAGTCAGAGATGGAGGTATCACCGTAATCAACAATAAAAGAGGAAAATAAGGTCAGAACGTACTTGTACAACTTGGTTGTAAATTGCATCATGGCAAAATAGTGATTCTTTGTCAGAACAAAATCCCGCAATCTCAGCTTCCACAAAATTATCCTTAGAATCCGTTGTTGTGAGGACAAGTGTCGCATGTGCATTAGTCAAGACCAGAAAAGTGTCAAAGGGATCGTCTATAGAGGATTTCAGAGACCATATTCTCTTAATACAATCGATGTCAATATCAACCTATTTCACATAAATGCtttagaaaattaatattttgcaaAGCACgtggatttatttttatttgacacTTTTGTGTCTTGGGTTGCAGAGTGGAGAGGGGCTGACCTTTTCATTGATCCCTAATGCGTAACAAAGAACACAAAGAGAACCGTCCTTGTAAGCTCCAGAACAGGTTACAATCTCGCCTAGACCTTGCCTTTCAAGGCCTAACCTACAAAAATCGAGAATTGGCCCCAAATTGGCATGACTATCCAAAATTTCCACTGTCTGTCGTTTCAGCTTTATAAGCTGTATTTCAACCATCAGAAACAGTTAGTCCCCAATCTCTAAATGCGGAAATAAGACTAATTTAGACATGAATATGCCACAAAAGTGGGGaacatttataaaataaaagaccTTTATTGAGAACATTTTATTTTGGCAACCAAGATAAGAAGAGGGGATACAGCTCTCCAAACCATAACTTAGCACAATTTCACTATCCTTATTCTTTTTCTGAATTGAAGGCACATATTACTAGTGCTAGGAAAATTAGATTTATAGAATACTAGCAATTTCACCCATAAGAAGATGCATAATTTAGAAAccacttaattttatttgaatatggactagaaaaaatattaaagataATAATTATTACCGCACCTGAGAATCTCCGTAGCTTGAACCGATATAAACAGTTTCATCATTAAGAAATGAAATTGTAGATGGAATAGAAGTCTTCCCAATATTGTTCATTTTGAGTCCAACGGTCCAACCCTAAAAAgtacaaattcaaaataaaaattatagatataaaaaataataatgataataataaatacTGATCAGCATTTTGTTCCCTTTATGGAAAAACAAATCGTTATTTCCAAAATCAATTTATCTGTAGAAacaaatgttattattattgataaaaaaaggAAGCAAACAAAAGTGTGATCACATACTTATTTTCATGATAGGTTATAGAAAGTAAACGAAGGGCTACACCAAGCAAATAGTTAAGACCGCAAGAATCTCTTCCATAGGCTTTAGTGATTGATGACTGAAATGCAACATAAATTATAATTAGAAAAAATTTAGGTTTTTGTGTAATTTAAAGGTAATTGAGACAGAAAATTACATGTTCAAATGAGATAGTTTGAAGATCATTAGCACTGCAGTATACTATATTTTCTTCTCCTTTGTCTCGAGTCAACCTTCAGTATACAGCGCATTTGTTGATCCCGGTCCCTTCACCTGCCTATGGTATACACCTTCAGTATACACCGACATTTTTCTAAGGCGAACAAGAACAAGATCTTAAAAGTTTGATTCTCCAAAATCTTCACAAAATGAGATTCTGACCGATCATCACACAGTCTAGAGGTAATAATCCCAAACGTCATTGAGATCTTCTGGTAACAGATCTTCAGTGGCTGTTCCTCCAGTGGTATAAAACGATGAATGTGTAAACGAAAAGGGAACGAGAAAATTCGTACCAGAGAGCGACTGAAttgaagagaagaaagaagattTCGCGGAGACTGTCTTGACTGAGTGATGGCCGGCAATGGGTGTTGAGAGCGACGGGTGGCGAAGGAGCTCAGGTCGCGATGATGATGAAGCACCGTCGTTTCATTCTCAATTGCGTTAGGGTTTCAACGTTTCGTTTCTTGAATTTGAATGGCCGCTTTAGTAATTGTCTTCGGTCTTTATTTATTGAGTTTAATGTAAGgagtaaaaaatataagaatgcTCCAacctttttttcatataaagaAAGTGGAGTTAAGTGGGGCAGTATTgtagttaaaaatatttttacacgtCCAATAGAACTTAATTATTCCTCTGCATCAAATTATTAAAGTGGAGTGTATTGAGGAAATTTGACGGAatgcattttttatattaaataatggtgtaaaatagttttatatgtCTCGTTCTCTCTAATTAAATATTCTACTTTAAAATTCAAGACATGGCAATGGCAATGGGGCAGGATAAGAACTGGTTTTTCTCTCCCTAAATTCAAAACCATAAAGTTCAAGTATCTTCGTATTCGTTCCAATTCTAAACgggataaaaaatataacctaACTCATATCTGACAGAGTTCGGGTATTCCGATTTCTCTCTATACCACGTAAGCTTGGATTGTATTTTggtcattttttattataaaaaaaaaaagttaagaactcaaaattatacttttcaccaatataacttttttaaataaCGAAAAAATAGAGGAAAATAACTTTGTTTAAATACTcggcttaaaaataaaaataaacatatttatGTAACTTAAgagtttgtttaaaaaatttaaatttaaaagatgtaaaatataattataatataactGGAGCGGGTATGGGACGATTATCAATATTCTCATGATCCACCCCAACCTCGTCTTTTGAAATCGGAGAAAATTCAAATCCAATCAACTCTGGTTTTTCCGTCAAATTGGGGCGGATACACGCGGATATGAATAAGTAAGACGTCTTTCGTTTGTTGACTCTTTCGTGAGATTTAGAATTATccataaaatgtatttttttgcttattgaATATGTAGAGGAGGTATAATTCTGACACGCATACTAACATACTACTTATTGTGTAATACCTTcgtttaaattcaaatttatcgCAATCGCAACAATGGAGAAGAAGATGGAAAAGATGGAGAAAAAACCATGATAttaaatgatgaagaagatgaaaacgtGTGCCCACTATAAAGAAAATTCTTATTgaataatgaaagaaaatagTCATATTGGATTATTATTTTCTATGAAAAATAGTGATATTAAATATTGAAGAAGACATTGGAGAAAAGAGTGAAATGATGGTGCTGCTACTGGTGTCTACCAAAAGTTTAAGAAAATTTCTTATAGCGTCTCATGGGTTTCTTAAATATCATTTCTTATTTCTTAAATAGCATCtgttatttaaaatatcaaacggtattttttataaatttcttattttatatCCTCCACTATTTAAACAACGGAtaagtaaaaataggacgcgctaAAACCCTAGAAATTCATAATACATCAAAAAGAAACTTTCAAAGTTTGAAACAAATTAGAACTATTGAAAGTAGGTATTGGATTGggccttttatttttctttgataaGCCGGGCCTTCATTTTGCTAATTTGTTTTTGGCCCTAGACTAGAGAGAATAGGTATCAATAGCTTCTTTTCGGACCTTCCatgttatttttatcttttggaTTTCCTTTTTTgccttttaataaaaaatttggtttttatttactgattttttttgtcttgaaaaaaaatttggtttctgtTTATCGaattttttctgaatttttttaagaagttcAAGCTTTTTGAATATggaaattttttcaattttttaagaaGCAAAAGAAACATATATTAGACATATAAGGTGTGCTTAAAACCCAATAATTATTAAATGcaaaaaacaaatgaaagaaaaatatcacAACAAACCGATCAAAAAAgcacaaattcaaatttttttattaagatcaTCTAAAACTCCACACTTTATATAGcataaaataaaaccatttcGAAGACAACCACAAAGAGAACTAGATTAGACTTCGTCGGTaaactatcacaaaaaagtCACCAAGTAAATGTTTAAGTTAgtttctttttattagtattaaataaaatttgtcaaagaaaCTTAATACAGTAAGTTTTATTAAATATTCGCTACAGTAGCTCAGTTGATAACTACTAAGAGACATTTTTAGAGGACTGATTAATAGACCAATATTATACGGTCAACAAAAATTATCTTATAATGGGTCAGATATTGCGTTTTCTCCATATGGTGAATTTTAGAGAGAAATGAGAAAAATTTGTGCTATTCGTATATTTAGTTCCCAACGTGTGTCATATTATTCTTCTATAAGAAAATTTGAGgttgttagaagtcccacattggctagagatatggtaaagatagcctttataagtgtagtgcaaacctcaactcttaagctagcttttgtggttgagtataggcctctcaaattctaatatggtatcagagcctatcctagatccatttgttgtttgttgtggagacctcccatatttgggccacccgttgttgttgatcccacgttccagcttgttcaatcctggacgtgagggggtgtgttagaagtcccacattggctagagatatggtaaagatagcctttataagtgtagtgcaaacctcaactcttaagctagcttttgtggttgagtataagcctctcaaattctaatagaggtgaagaaaattattgaaaaaatttcaAGGCATGCTACTTCTTCGAGTGTTACAAATTTGAGTGAATTATTGATTTCACTATCAAGTACTTTAATATGTAGGATTGCTTTTGGGAAAAGCTATGAGAATGATGGAAATGAGAGAAGTAGGTTTCATGAAATGTTGCATGAGTTCCAAGCTTTGTTTGCAGAATTCTTTTTTCTGATTATATTCCATTCACGGGTTGGATCGATAAACTAAGAGGATTGCATGGTCG encodes:
- the LOC123922081 gene encoding DNA damage-binding protein 1a-like: MNGKLLATVGGSIQLYKWVFFKDRRAFALQSECGDDSVILPLCVQSRGNNKTWSNKFSVFIIRRFKVKLRRFKRCSKKNKKPAAHWMATFELLKENSYGDFRRKLYNKFYLVGTTDFKLVLIQDIERASNLEVRSEYYTGEFISKFQHGYVAPPMVRSYAVNVPPTITFGTFNGVIAPLPREKFELLKRVEEEVTLATDNDVVGLSYEEWRQVNRHPGTRTRYFLDGDIMELFLGLEESKRNEIAGRVGVDVSADLYEQVLKLTTVLH
- the LOC123922082 gene encoding DNA damage-binding protein 1a-like — protein: MATFELLKENSYGDFQRKLYNKFYLVGTADFKLVLIQDIERASNLEVRSEYYTGEFISKFQHGYVAPPMIRSYAVNVPPTITFGTFNGMIGVIAPLPRERVEEEVTKATDNDVVGLSYKEWRQVNRQPGTRTRYFLDGDIMELFLGLEESKRNEIAGRVGVDCSADLYEQVLKLTTVLH
- the LOC123924710 gene encoding DNA damage-binding protein 1-like → MNNIGKTSIPSTISFLNDETVYIGSSYGDSQLIKLKRQTVEILDSHANLGPILDFCRLGLERQGLGEIVTCSGAYKDGSLCVLCYALGINEKVDIDIDCIKRIWSLKSSIDDPFDTFLVLTNAHATLVLTTTDSKDNFVEAEIAGFCSDKESLFCHDAIYNQVVQVTSESVRLVSSTIKELICECRAPRDSSYTVATGNAAQILLSCMYGLVYMEIEDGKLLIKKETRLDSHVSCLGINSIGRNPNHSNLAAIGFWADQDHYPNVAIYSLPDLDKKQKVQVGSAPEATPRSVLFWAFEEEISYLLCGLENGHLVYFWLDAFGSLTDSETVYLGTGLPLLCALFHTTTHHMS